Proteins from a genomic interval of Gordonia sp. SL306:
- a CDS encoding MbtH family protein: protein MTNPFDDTEGVFFVLVNDEGQHSLWPEFAPVPEGWRTMHGPAGHDDCLAYVEEHWRDMRPASLIRAMESAAAAKESEDRIGTAQHD from the coding sequence ATGACTAATCCGTTCGACGACACCGAAGGGGTGTTCTTCGTGCTGGTCAATGACGAAGGGCAACACTCGCTCTGGCCCGAGTTCGCACCGGTACCGGAGGGTTGGCGCACCATGCACGGCCCCGCCGGGCACGACGACTGCCTCGCCTACGTCGAGGAGCATTGGCGAGACATGCGGCCGGCCAGCCTGATCCGGGCGATGGAGTCGGCCGCGGCAGCAAAGGAGAGCGAGGACCGCATTGGGACGGCACAGCATGATTGA
- a CDS encoding sigma-70 family RNA polymerase sigma factor — MTSTGAGNDTELLRTLLADSARGDRGSFARLYDLTSARIYGLALRVVRDRNYAEEVVQEAYLVFWQKAADYHPAKGTVISWMMTIAHRRAVDRVRTEELQHRKIAEYGATNQAPAGTPAPLEIVVDREENDELRTCLNRLTDLQRDSIEMSYFSGMSYPEVAEQTSTPLPTIKSRIRDGLRKLRHCLRSQNDA; from the coding sequence GTGACTTCCACAGGTGCGGGTAACGACACCGAACTCCTCCGAACGCTGCTGGCCGATTCGGCGCGCGGCGACCGAGGATCATTCGCGCGTCTGTATGACCTCACGAGCGCCCGAATCTATGGTTTGGCCCTCCGTGTCGTGCGCGATCGCAATTACGCCGAGGAGGTGGTTCAGGAGGCCTATCTTGTGTTCTGGCAGAAGGCCGCCGACTATCACCCCGCGAAAGGCACCGTGATCAGCTGGATGATGACGATCGCGCACCGACGGGCCGTCGACCGCGTACGGACCGAAGAGTTGCAACACCGCAAGATCGCCGAGTACGGCGCCACCAATCAGGCGCCCGCGGGAACGCCTGCGCCGCTGGAGATCGTGGTCGATCGTGAGGAGAACGACGAGCTCCGGACGTGTCTGAACCGGCTCACCGATCTGCAACGGGACAGCATCGAGATGTCCTATTTCAGTGGAATGAGCTATCCCGAGGTCGCGGAGCAGACCTCGACGCCGTTGCCCACCATCAAGTCCCGTATCCGGGACGGATTGCGTAAGCTGCGCCACTGCCTGAGGAGCCAGAACGATGCCTGA
- a CDS encoding anti-sigma factor, with product MPDTDWLDDHVELFAVDILTAAENARVQRELDGLSPVERRIYDGRIADTRSAMADLASSYALDPPNTLRGRVLETVFAATVDSEAADAGGAAVGGPDEPVPSQIDQTDQPDAPTVGNVVSLDSHRRRRRWAVGVAAAAAAVVVALGAGVIVGRTTAPETPPVSTVAESDQQVLDVLKAPDAQLAVGDLRDDLGTMSVVTSRERNQAVALLRDLRNPIPDDREYQLWLVGKADNPVSAGLIPPGGANAPTLVDALDNSKVLAVTIEPRGGSAQPTTPILTQIPI from the coding sequence ATGCCTGACACCGATTGGCTCGACGACCACGTCGAACTCTTCGCCGTGGACATCCTCACCGCAGCCGAGAACGCCCGGGTACAGCGCGAATTGGACGGGCTGTCGCCGGTGGAGCGTCGGATCTACGACGGACGCATCGCCGACACCCGCTCGGCGATGGCCGATCTCGCGAGCTCGTATGCGCTCGATCCGCCGAACACGTTGCGCGGCCGCGTTCTCGAGACCGTTTTCGCCGCCACCGTCGACAGCGAGGCGGCGGACGCAGGTGGCGCCGCGGTCGGCGGGCCGGACGAACCCGTTCCGTCGCAAATCGATCAGACCGATCAGCCGGATGCGCCGACAGTCGGCAATGTCGTGTCGTTGGACTCCCATCGCCGCCGCCGACGATGGGCAGTCGGCGTCGCGGCGGCCGCCGCAGCGGTCGTCGTCGCGCTCGGTGCCGGTGTGATCGTCGGCCGGACAACCGCTCCCGAGACGCCCCCCGTCTCCACGGTGGCGGAATCGGATCAGCAGGTGCTCGACGTCCTCAAGGCGCCAGACGCCCAACTCGCCGTCGGTGACCTGCGGGATGACCTCGGCACGATGTCCGTGGTGACCTCGCGCGAACGCAACCAGGCGGTCGCCCTCCTGCGTGACCTGCGCAATCCGATCCCCGACGACCGCGAATACCAACTCTGGCTCGTCGGCAAGGCCGACAATCCCGTCTCCGCCGGACTCATCCCGCCCGGCGGCGCGAACGCACCGACGCTCGTCGACGCACTCGACAACTCGAAGGTGTTGGCGGTGACCATCGAACCCCGGGGCGGGTCGGCTCAGCCGACCACACCGATCCTCACCCAGATCCCGATCTAG
- a CDS encoding response regulator transcription factor: MAMTPDAPAVLRVGMVDDHPSPVWGIERILDRQPDMDLVCSASTVSGLLEQGIQTDIVILDLRLDDGTTPGQNVTRLTEAGIGTVVYTSGEHPSLLRSAARAGTLGVVLKSASEDEIVAAVRSAGSGYEVLTTEWAAAIDADPELEAVDLSPQLQRVLTLYASGETSAGVGAALGVTAETVNEYLKRIRQKYAAAGRPTRTKLDLFKRAVEDGWLPVPGWGPAADRQSRRDGPGRSDE; this comes from the coding sequence ATGGCGATGACACCGGATGCGCCTGCCGTGCTGAGGGTCGGAATGGTCGACGATCACCCTTCGCCGGTCTGGGGCATCGAACGCATCCTCGATCGGCAACCCGACATGGATCTCGTGTGCTCGGCGTCCACGGTCAGCGGTCTTCTCGAACAAGGAATCCAGACCGACATCGTGATCCTGGACCTACGCCTCGACGACGGGACCACTCCGGGCCAGAACGTCACCCGTCTCACGGAGGCGGGGATCGGCACGGTGGTCTACACGTCGGGGGAACACCCTTCGCTGCTGCGCTCGGCGGCCCGGGCCGGCACGCTCGGGGTCGTCCTGAAGTCGGCATCCGAAGATGAGATCGTGGCAGCCGTCAGGTCGGCAGGGTCGGGTTACGAGGTGTTGACCACCGAGTGGGCCGCCGCGATCGATGCCGATCCGGAGCTCGAGGCCGTCGACCTGAGTCCGCAGCTGCAGCGGGTACTCACCCTGTATGCGTCTGGTGAGACATCCGCAGGCGTCGGCGCGGCACTCGGGGTGACCGCGGAGACGGTCAACGAGTACCTCAAACGTATCCGTCAGAAGTACGCGGCCGCGGGCAGGCCGACCCGGACGAAGCTCGATCTGTTCAAGCGAGCGGTCGAGGACGGCTGGTTGCCGGTTCCCGGCTGGGGGCCCGCGGCGGACCGGCAATCGCGCCGCGACGGGCCCGGTCGATCCGACGAGTGA
- a CDS encoding ABC transporter permease, with translation MFADTAVIVERNLLTVRRIPTLLVSATIQPLMFVFLFAYVFGATFGGGSYREFLMAGIFTQTVVFNAAFTTVGLANDMSDGIIDRLRSLPMSRLGVIAGRVTSDMLLGILGLAVMVACGLAIGWRVRGSPLDAAIAFGVLLLFALAMAWIGAVTGLAAPNVEVAQSIGFLWMFPVTFLSSAFISAQSLPGFLRPIAEWNPVTAVATACRQKFGNASPPDFPAPTGWVAEHAVSYSIGCSVAILAICIPLSLILYRKSTA, from the coding sequence ATGTTTGCCGACACCGCCGTCATCGTCGAACGCAATCTCCTGACCGTCCGACGTATCCCGACCCTGCTGGTGAGCGCCACGATCCAGCCGCTGATGTTCGTGTTCCTCTTCGCCTACGTGTTCGGCGCCACCTTCGGCGGCGGATCGTATCGAGAGTTCCTGATGGCCGGGATCTTCACCCAGACCGTCGTCTTCAATGCCGCATTCACCACGGTCGGCCTGGCAAACGACATGTCCGACGGCATCATCGACCGGCTCCGGTCCCTGCCGATGTCCCGGCTCGGCGTCATCGCGGGCCGAGTCACCTCGGACATGCTGCTCGGGATACTCGGACTCGCGGTGATGGTGGCCTGCGGGCTGGCCATCGGCTGGCGCGTCCGCGGCAGTCCGCTCGACGCGGCCATCGCGTTCGGGGTCCTGTTGCTGTTCGCCCTCGCGATGGCCTGGATCGGTGCGGTGACCGGATTGGCTGCACCCAATGTCGAAGTGGCCCAGAGCATCGGGTTCCTGTGGATGTTCCCGGTGACCTTCCTGTCCAGCGCGTTCATCTCGGCGCAGAGCCTGCCGGGATTCCTCCGGCCGATCGCGGAGTGGAATCCGGTCACCGCCGTCGCCACCGCCTGCCGCCAGAAATTCGGCAATGCCTCGCCGCCCGATTTCCCGGCACCAACCGGCTGGGTCGCCGAACACGCGGTGAGCTACTCGATCGGCTGCAGTGTCGCCATCCTGGCGATCTGTATCCCGTTGTCGCTCATCCTCTACCGCAAGTCCACCGCGTAG
- a CDS encoding ATP-binding cassette domain-containing protein: MIDATDHTDDIDGTDTEGTGDTRALRLTGVRKTYRSGLFGRGPRVHALDGLDLTVPTGTVHALLGPNGAGKTTTVRTVATLLRPDEGEVEVCGLDAVAEPDAVRARIGVSGQYAAVDGTLTGFENLRLVGQLYKQSRGEASDRARELIADLSLEDAADRPMRTYSGGMRRRLDLAGALINRPELIILDEPTTGLDPRGRRQIWEVIETQVAAGTTVLLTTQYLEEADALADAITVIDHGRVRAQGTADELKSTTAQSLLTIEVRETDNSDERSGLVATTLAEVGLGMPSRLGPNRWSVPVADGTRSGVDAVKICDRAGIDVVDAEVTTPTLDDVFLRLTGRPEDDDPDAGPAAARTERLERV, encoded by the coding sequence ATGATTGACGCCACCGATCACACCGACGACATCGACGGCACGGACACCGAGGGCACCGGCGACACGCGCGCCCTCCGGCTGACGGGCGTCCGGAAGACCTACCGTTCCGGACTCTTCGGGCGCGGGCCGCGGGTCCATGCACTCGACGGTCTGGACCTGACGGTTCCCACCGGAACCGTCCACGCGCTCCTCGGACCCAACGGCGCAGGCAAGACCACCACGGTCCGGACCGTCGCGACCCTGCTCCGGCCGGATGAGGGAGAGGTGGAGGTCTGCGGACTCGATGCGGTGGCCGAACCGGACGCCGTCCGTGCCCGGATCGGCGTCTCCGGCCAATATGCCGCCGTGGACGGCACTCTCACCGGTTTCGAGAATCTCCGCCTGGTCGGCCAGCTGTACAAGCAGTCGCGCGGCGAGGCCTCCGATCGTGCCCGCGAACTGATCGCGGACCTCTCGCTCGAGGACGCCGCCGACCGGCCGATGCGTACCTACTCGGGTGGCATGCGCCGCAGGCTCGACCTCGCGGGCGCGCTCATCAACCGACCCGAACTGATCATCCTGGACGAGCCGACCACCGGTCTCGATCCCCGTGGTCGGCGTCAGATCTGGGAGGTGATCGAGACCCAGGTGGCGGCCGGTACGACCGTGTTGCTGACCACCCAGTACCTCGAAGAGGCCGATGCGCTTGCCGATGCCATCACCGTCATCGACCACGGGCGCGTGCGGGCACAGGGCACCGCCGACGAGCTGAAATCGACCACGGCACAGTCACTCCTGACCATCGAGGTTCGCGAGACCGACAATTCCGACGAGCGATCCGGCCTGGTGGCCACCACCCTCGCCGAGGTCGGACTCGGGATGCCGAGCCGGCTCGGACCCAACCGCTGGTCGGTGCCGGTCGCCGACGGCACCCGAAGCGGCGTGGATGCCGTGAAGATCTGCGACCGCGCCGGGATCGACGTGGTCGACGCCGAGGTGACCACGCCGACCCTCGACGACGTGTTCCTGCGTCTCACCGGCAGACCCGAGGACGACGATCCTGACGCAGGCCCGGCCGCGGCCCGCACCGAACGATTGGAGCGAGTGTGA
- a CDS encoding LuxR C-terminal-related transcriptional regulator yields MTASSRVPIHLTRGAEARRGEIGVPAPQNLTSGEDRPDRNVARISDHRNYDGTVTPHRRPVLSSREVEVLLGWLAAESKEDAATTLFISASTVSTHLARIRAKYSAVGRDAPTKTHLLARALQDGYTSLDRW; encoded by the coding sequence GTGACCGCCAGTTCACGAGTGCCCATTCACTTGACGCGGGGCGCCGAAGCCCGCCGCGGCGAGATCGGCGTACCAGCGCCGCAGAACCTCACGTCCGGTGAGGACAGGCCGGACCGCAATGTGGCCCGGATCTCCGACCATCGGAACTACGACGGCACGGTGACGCCGCACCGACGACCGGTGCTCTCGTCGCGTGAGGTCGAGGTGTTGCTCGGCTGGTTGGCGGCCGAGTCGAAAGAGGACGCGGCCACGACCCTGTTCATCTCGGCATCGACGGTGAGCACGCATCTCGCACGCATCCGGGCGAAGTACTCCGCGGTCGGGCGGGACGCCCCGACCAAGACGCATCTGCTGGCCCGGGCGCTGCAGGACGGTTACACCAGCCTCGATCGCTGGTGA
- a CDS encoding alpha/beta hydrolase: MVGRSQRLLVGAILTVVATVAALVAAVPGMSAAATTSHVVSRYDDDPQQVTLMVYSASMGRNIPVTVLTPRNRSIPRPTLYLLNGAGGGEDSATWDARTDYKKYFADQNAYVVTPIGGAFSYYTDWQRDDPALGRNKWQTFLTKELPPLIDTEFDTTKRNGLAGISMAGTSVLNLAIAAPGLYKSVAAFSGCARTSDPVGQEYIRLVVQDRGGANMTNMWGPLNGPGWRANDPYLNAQKLRGTKLYMTAGTGLSGPHEQLSDPGVKGDPLFLANQAVLGGVIEAAIDQCTRQMATRLADLHIPASVKLRPTGTHSWGYWQDDLYQTWPRMAADLR, translated from the coding sequence ATGGTGGGTAGATCTCAGCGCCTCCTCGTCGGGGCGATCCTGACGGTGGTCGCAACCGTCGCGGCGCTGGTCGCAGCCGTTCCCGGGATGTCGGCCGCGGCCACGACGTCACATGTCGTGAGCCGCTACGACGACGATCCCCAGCAGGTCACGCTGATGGTCTACTCGGCATCCATGGGACGCAACATCCCGGTCACCGTGCTGACGCCGCGCAACCGATCCATCCCGCGTCCCACCCTCTATCTCCTCAACGGCGCCGGTGGTGGCGAGGACTCGGCGACCTGGGACGCCCGGACCGATTACAAGAAGTACTTCGCCGACCAGAACGCCTACGTGGTGACGCCGATCGGCGGCGCGTTCTCGTACTACACGGACTGGCAGCGCGACGACCCCGCACTCGGGCGCAACAAGTGGCAGACCTTCCTCACCAAGGAACTACCGCCGCTCATCGACACCGAGTTCGACACCACCAAGCGCAACGGCCTCGCCGGGATCTCCATGGCGGGTACCTCGGTGCTCAACCTGGCCATCGCCGCACCCGGACTGTACAAGTCGGTCGCGGCCTTCAGCGGCTGCGCGCGGACCAGCGATCCGGTCGGGCAGGAGTACATCCGCCTCGTCGTGCAGGATCGCGGCGGCGCGAACATGACCAACATGTGGGGACCACTGAACGGTCCCGGATGGCGCGCGAACGATCCATACCTCAACGCCCAGAAGTTGCGCGGCACCAAGCTGTACATGACCGCAGGCACGGGGCTGTCCGGACCGCACGAACAGCTCAGCGATCCTGGTGTGAAGGGCGATCCGCTGTTCCTCGCGAACCAAGCCGTTCTCGGCGGTGTGATCGAGGCCGCGATCGACCAGTGCACGCGACAGATGGCGACCCGACTGGCAGATCTCCACATCCCGGCCAGCGTCAAACTGCGACCGACCGGCACTCATTCATGGGGTTACTGGCAGGACGACCTTTACCAGACCTGGCCGCGGATGGCCGCCGACCTGCGCTGA